From the genome of Scytonema hofmannii PCC 7110, one region includes:
- the psb35 gene encoding photosystem II assembly protein Psb35: MYFLLETAAQAAAEAKDPYQFPWAFTAVYVIGFIAAVTIGSIAWYNSKRPVGWESKDRPDFVPKVDKDPTPGV; encoded by the coding sequence ATGTACTTTTTATTAGAAACAGCAGCTCAAGCAGCAGCAGAAGCAAAAGACCCATATCAGTTTCCTTGGGCTTTTACAGCAGTCTACGTAATTGGCTTTATTGCTGCTGTGACAATTGGTTCAATTGCTTGGTATAACTCCAAGCGTCCTGTTGGTTGGGAAAGCAAAGATCGTCCAGACTTTGTACCTAAGGTAGATAAAGACCCAACACCTGGTGTATAG